The Metabacillus litoralis genome contains a region encoding:
- a CDS encoding ribosomal-processing cysteine protease Prp: MINAKIYRSNEGLITAFILSGHAEFDEYGKDIVCAGASAVTFGAVNAVLSLTNIEPQIDQGGEGGYLKVEIPENLDASTSDKVQLLLEGMVVSLQTIEREYGQYISVTHH, encoded by the coding sequence ATGATAAATGCCAAAATTTATCGTTCAAATGAGGGACTAATTACAGCGTTCATCTTATCTGGACATGCTGAATTCGATGAATACGGCAAGGACATTGTTTGCGCTGGAGCATCTGCTGTTACCTTCGGAGCTGTTAATGCAGTTCTCTCTTTAACAAATATTGAACCACAAATTGATCAAGGAGGAGAAGGTGGATATCTCAAAGTAGAAATCCCTGAAAATCTCGATGCATCAACAAGTGATAAAGTTCAATTGTTATTAGAAGGTATGGTTGTTTCATTACAAACAATTGAAAGAGAGTATGGACAATATATTTCGGTAACTCATCATTAA
- the rplU gene encoding 50S ribosomal protein L21, which produces MYAIIETGGKQIKVEEGQAIYVEKLAADQGETVTFDKVLFVGGDNVQVGSPTVSGASVTAKVEKQGRQKKITVFKYKAKKNYRKKQGHRQPYTKVVIEKINA; this is translated from the coding sequence ATGTACGCAATTATCGAAACTGGTGGTAAACAAATCAAGGTTGAAGAAGGTCAAGCTATCTACGTTGAAAAACTAGCTGCTGACCAAGGTGAGACTGTTACGTTTGACAAAGTTTTATTTGTAGGTGGAGACAACGTTCAAGTTGGTAGCCCAACTGTAAGTGGTGCTTCTGTAACGGCTAAAGTTGAAAAACAAGGTCGTCAAAAGAAAATCACTGTTTTCAAATACAAAGCTAAGAAAAACTACCGTAAAAAGCAAGGTCACCGTCAGCCTTACACAAAAGTTGTTATTGAAAAAATCAACGCGTAA
- a CDS encoding Rne/Rng family ribonuclease, protein MRRIIINEKTKETRCAVLEEEQLVEIHQSYSSEDEIIGNIFAGRVKKVLPGMQAAFVDIGLPHNGYLHRNDLVSFQLAEASTNSSISHYVREGELLLVQVVKSGTDQKGPKLTTNIEFGGSHLVYMPYGNYKAVSKKIADEAERNRLLALTEEFCKNQEGILLRTASKGKSKKDLEEEYNSLKKKFEQVKKTAISKPQCVYEARSFVDRLLNEMSINKEDTLISDQLERVQSLKTEYPESSILYHDKKEGIFSFYKIEQEIEKLLKQIVWLKNGAYIIIEQTEAMTIIDVNTGKFSGKLSMRDTVLKTNELAAIEAAKQIRLRNLSGIILIDFIDMKQKEDRQYIEETLKKQMKQDRVQHKVLGFTELNILQITRKKVRQPVDISITEPCRLCKGTGRVPSAEAIAFKLERELWEYQFMDEEAVWIEATNDVIHLLAGENNEHLIKLEGILKFNIICSEYHTSNPSYRIKQFGDYHSIMERVRSYSKENKV, encoded by the coding sequence GTGAGAAGGATAATCATAAATGAAAAAACAAAAGAAACAAGATGTGCTGTTCTTGAGGAAGAGCAACTTGTTGAAATTCATCAATCATATTCCTCAGAAGATGAAATTATAGGGAATATTTTTGCAGGTCGAGTTAAAAAGGTTTTGCCAGGTATGCAGGCTGCGTTTGTTGATATCGGATTACCTCATAATGGCTATTTGCATCGTAATGATTTGGTGAGCTTTCAACTTGCGGAAGCTTCTACAAACTCATCCATCTCACATTATGTTAGAGAAGGTGAGCTACTGCTTGTACAAGTCGTTAAAAGCGGAACAGATCAAAAAGGACCTAAACTAACAACAAATATTGAATTTGGTGGCAGTCATTTAGTGTATATGCCCTATGGCAATTATAAAGCTGTGTCTAAAAAAATCGCAGATGAAGCAGAGAGAAATCGCCTTTTGGCTCTTACAGAGGAATTTTGTAAGAATCAAGAGGGGATTCTTTTGCGTACGGCAAGTAAAGGGAAATCCAAGAAAGATCTAGAGGAAGAGTATAATAGTCTGAAGAAAAAGTTTGAACAAGTGAAAAAGACAGCTATTTCGAAGCCACAATGTGTATATGAAGCAAGGAGTTTTGTTGATCGTCTTTTGAATGAAATGTCTATTAATAAGGAAGACACGTTAATCAGTGATCAACTTGAACGTGTGCAAAGCCTTAAAACAGAATATCCCGAGTCATCAATCCTTTATCATGATAAAAAGGAAGGAATATTCTCATTTTATAAAATTGAGCAGGAAATAGAGAAATTATTGAAACAAATTGTTTGGTTAAAGAACGGTGCATACATCATTATTGAACAAACAGAGGCCATGACGATAATTGACGTAAATACCGGAAAATTTTCCGGGAAATTATCGATGCGTGACACCGTTTTGAAAACAAACGAATTGGCTGCAATTGAGGCGGCAAAACAAATTCGACTTCGTAATCTTAGTGGGATTATTTTAATTGACTTTATTGATATGAAGCAAAAGGAAGATCGACAGTATATTGAAGAAACATTAAAGAAACAAATGAAACAAGACCGTGTGCAGCATAAGGTTTTAGGATTTACCGAGTTAAATATTTTACAAATCACAAGGAAAAAGGTTCGACAACCTGTCGATATTTCGATAACCGAACCATGTAGGCTTTGCAAAGGTACAGGGCGAGTACCATCAGCAGAAGCTATAGCTTTTAAGCTTGAAAGGGAACTATGGGAATATCAATTTATGGATGAGGAAGCTGTGTGGATTGAAGCAACTAATGATGTTATACACTTGTTAGCCGGTGAGAATAATGAACATCTTATTAAACTTGAGGGAATATTAAAATTTAACATTATATGTTCTGAGTATCATACCTCGAACCCAAGCTACCGGATAAAACAGTTTGGAGATTATCATTCAATAATGGAAAGGGTTCGTTCATATTCAAAGGAAAATAAAGTTTAA
- a CDS encoding M50 family metallopeptidase has product MSKYLSLLQKIHIHPLLWVMIAISIVTANFKPLFFLMIIIFVHEMGHAISAHFFSWRIKNIMLLPFGGVAEVDEHGNRSLKEEFIVVLAGPIQHLWLQGAAFLLFFFGFVNPDDYQLFSFYNMTILLFNLLPIWPLDGGKLLFILFSNFWSYQKAHFHMMISSLIFLGLYVSSTILFSPTHLNMWIITTFLIYSLYHEHKNRMYSCLRFLMERYYGKQASINHIKPIVVEENEFIYDVLLQFQRGCKHLIIVERDGVKISQMDENELLHAYFADKLTDSKIGDLVYAY; this is encoded by the coding sequence TTGAGTAAATATCTTTCACTTCTACAAAAAATTCATATACATCCTTTGTTATGGGTCATGATTGCCATTAGTATCGTCACTGCAAATTTCAAACCTCTCTTCTTTTTAATGATTATTATTTTTGTACATGAAATGGGCCATGCAATAAGTGCTCATTTTTTTTCTTGGAGGATAAAAAATATTATGCTTCTCCCATTTGGAGGGGTTGCCGAGGTTGATGAACATGGTAATCGCTCATTAAAAGAAGAGTTTATTGTGGTCCTTGCAGGTCCTATCCAGCATCTTTGGCTTCAAGGTGCAGCTTTTCTTTTGTTTTTTTTCGGGTTTGTAAACCCGGATGATTATCAACTGTTTTCGTTTTATAATATGACCATTCTCCTTTTTAATTTGTTACCAATCTGGCCCCTTGATGGCGGAAAGCTGTTATTTATTTTATTCTCAAATTTTTGGTCATATCAAAAAGCCCACTTTCATATGATGATTTCTTCTCTTATTTTTTTAGGATTATACGTGAGTAGTACGATTTTGTTTTCACCTACACATCTTAATATGTGGATCATTACTACTTTCCTTATTTATAGTTTGTATCATGAACATAAAAACAGGATGTATAGCTGTCTACGATTTTTAATGGAAAGATATTATGGAAAACAGGCATCAATCAATCATATTAAGCCAATTGTTGTGGAAGAAAATGAGTTCATTTATGATGTGCTTCTTCAATTTCAAAGAGGCTGTAAGCACTTAATAATCGTTGAAAGAGATGGCGTGAAGATTTCTCAAATGGACGAAAATGAGTTACTGCATGCTTATTTTGCTGATAAATTAACAGATTCAAAAATTGGTGATCTTGTGTATGCCTATTAA
- a CDS encoding M23 family metallopeptidase: MSHRADEVRKRIAKRKREKGLSNGNSHEPSRTSLFISDEERYGGIYSPPTYEGEPGKSNGGHPLFRTEVFMFKILFSAILVLVTAIVFKNGAPMFDQAKSVINYSLEEEFQFAAVSKWYQDQFGEPLALFQPKDENKTETENDTQMVQLAVPASGKVLESFKDNGQGIMVETNRPSVEAMNEGIIIEAGEKGQTGLTIVLQHADGTKSWYGNLDKVDVALYDYVEKGKELGKIKLSENQKGTYYFAIKKGDAFIDPIQVIQFE; the protein is encoded by the coding sequence ATGAGTCATCGAGCGGATGAAGTAAGAAAAAGAATTGCAAAGCGGAAACGTGAAAAAGGTTTATCAAATGGAAATAGTCATGAACCAAGCCGTACCTCATTATTTATAAGTGATGAAGAGCGATATGGCGGTATTTATTCTCCTCCTACATATGAGGGGGAACCTGGTAAGTCAAACGGAGGACACCCACTCTTTCGAACAGAAGTATTCATGTTTAAGATTTTGTTTTCAGCCATATTGGTTCTGGTCACTGCTATTGTCTTTAAAAATGGAGCACCGATGTTTGATCAAGCTAAATCGGTAATCAATTATTCACTTGAAGAAGAGTTTCAATTTGCAGCTGTATCCAAATGGTATCAAGATCAATTTGGAGAACCACTAGCTTTATTTCAACCAAAGGACGAAAATAAAACAGAGACAGAGAACGATACTCAAATGGTACAACTTGCTGTACCGGCCTCAGGTAAGGTGTTAGAGTCTTTTAAAGACAATGGACAAGGGATAATGGTAGAAACGAATCGACCGTCTGTTGAAGCGATGAATGAAGGGATTATCATCGAAGCTGGTGAAAAGGGTCAAACGGGGCTAACGATTGTTCTTCAGCATGCTGATGGCACAAAGTCATGGTATGGAAACTTAGATAAAGTTGATGTTGCACTATATGATTATGTTGAAAAAGGTAAGGAGTTAGGTAAAATAAAACTTTCTGAAAATCAAAAAGGAACGTATTATTTTGCGATAAAAAAGGGCGATGCATTTATAGACCCAATTCAGGTGATCCAATTTGAGTAA
- the minD gene encoding septum site-determining protein MinD: MGEAIVITSGKGGVGKTTTSANIGTALAILGKRVCLVDTDIGLRNLDVVMGLENRIIYDLVDVVEGRCKMHQALVKDKRFEDLLYLLPAAQTSDKTAVKPEQMKKLINELKQDYDYIVIDCPAGIEQGYKNAVAGADKAIVVTTPEISAVRDADRIIGLLEQEEIEPPKLIVNRIRNHLVKNGDMLDVDEIVTHLSIDLIGIVADDDDVIKASNNGEPIAMNPDNRAAIAYRNIARRILGESVPLQSLEDQNKGMFVKLKKFFGVRV, from the coding sequence ATGGGTGAAGCAATTGTCATTACCTCAGGTAAAGGTGGCGTTGGTAAAACAACGACATCGGCAAATATTGGGACAGCTTTAGCTATATTAGGCAAACGAGTTTGTCTAGTAGATACAGACATCGGTCTTCGAAACCTGGATGTTGTAATGGGGCTTGAGAACCGAATTATTTATGATTTAGTAGATGTGGTTGAAGGTCGTTGTAAAATGCATCAGGCGCTTGTAAAGGACAAGCGTTTTGAAGATTTACTATATTTATTACCTGCTGCGCAAACAAGTGATAAAACGGCTGTTAAACCGGAACAAATGAAAAAGCTAATTAATGAATTAAAACAAGATTATGATTATATTGTTATAGATTGTCCTGCTGGCATCGAACAAGGATATAAAAATGCGGTGGCCGGTGCGGATAAAGCAATTGTTGTTACAACACCTGAAATTTCAGCTGTTCGTGATGCAGACCGAATTATTGGGTTACTAGAGCAAGAAGAGATTGAACCACCTAAACTTATTGTTAATCGTATTCGCAACCATTTAGTGAAAAATGGAGATATGCTTGATGTAGATGAAATTGTGACACATTTATCGATTGATTTAATCGGCATTGTCGCTGATGATGATGATGTTATTAAGGCATCTAACAATGGAGAGCCGATTGCGATGAATCCGGATAACCGTGCAGCAATTGCCTACAGAAATATTGCTCGTCGAATTCTTGGAGAATCTGTCCCATTACAATCTTTAGAAGATCAAAATAAAGGGATGTTTGTTAAACTAAAAAAATTCTTCGGTGTACGAGTTTAA
- the minC gene encoding septum site-determining protein MinC: MKVQKQQYVTIKGTKDGLTLHLDDSCSFDQLLQELEEMLSLKQYVQQGGPVIGVNVKVGNRFIDKNQREKLESVIKQKRNLLVESIDSNVMTKDEALRLKRETEIVSITKIVRSGQVLKVNGDLLLIGDVNPGGTVSAAGNIFVLGALRGIAHAGVNGNQQAVIAASIMKPTQLRIGEVINRAPDHIPNEGNEMECAYINEDEEMVIERLQQLTHLRPNLTRFEGGI; this comes from the coding sequence ATGAAGGTCCAAAAACAGCAATATGTTACGATAAAAGGCACTAAAGATGGCTTAACGTTACATCTCGATGATTCATGTTCTTTTGACCAATTGCTCCAGGAGCTTGAGGAAATGCTGTCTTTAAAGCAATATGTTCAACAAGGCGGTCCGGTTATTGGAGTTAATGTAAAGGTTGGAAATCGTTTCATAGATAAGAATCAGCGAGAAAAACTAGAATCGGTTATTAAGCAGAAGCGGAATCTTCTGGTAGAGTCAATTGATAGTAATGTTATGACGAAGGATGAGGCACTAAGATTAAAAAGAGAGACTGAAATCGTTTCTATTACGAAAATTGTGCGCTCCGGTCAAGTTCTTAAGGTGAATGGAGATCTACTGCTAATAGGTGATGTGAATCCAGGTGGAACAGTAAGTGCCGCTGGGAATATTTTTGTTCTAGGAGCGTTAAGAGGTATTGCGCATGCTGGTGTAAATGGAAATCAACAAGCTGTAATTGCTGCTTCAATAATGAAGCCAACACAGCTGCGCATCGGTGAGGTTATTAATCGGGCTCCAGATCATATACCAAACGAGGGTAATGAGATGGAATGTGCTTATATTAATGAAGACGAAGAAATGGTAATTGAGAGATTACAGCAACTTACTCATCTACGACCGAATTTAACGAGGTTTGAAGGGGGAATCTAA
- the mreD gene encoding rod shape-determining protein MreD, translated as MRRFILPFLVFFSFISESTFAHLVSLSFISEDYIFVPRFILIFVIFITVYLNRTQGMLFGFIFGLLHDIIYIEVMGIYLFAYGFLAYLISKAMKVLHGHVLIVLFLTLIAISVLEYYVYGINYLIDATNMSLYDFTTLRLLPTLALNIVVASLCIYPLKTFLTKLKLAESED; from the coding sequence TTGAGACGTTTCATTCTTCCTTTTCTTGTCTTTTTTTCGTTTATAAGTGAAAGTACCTTTGCACATTTAGTTTCACTTTCATTTATATCCGAAGATTATATATTTGTTCCGAGGTTTATTTTAATTTTTGTCATTTTCATTACTGTATACTTAAATCGTACCCAAGGTATGTTATTTGGCTTTATATTTGGACTTTTACACGATATTATTTATATTGAAGTCATGGGAATTTATCTTTTTGCTTACGGATTTTTGGCCTATCTCATATCTAAGGCAATGAAGGTACTACATGGACACGTATTAATCGTCTTATTTCTTACGCTTATAGCTATATCTGTGCTTGAGTACTATGTTTATGGAATTAATTATTTAATTGATGCAACAAACATGTCTCTCTATGATTTTACAACGTTAAGGTTACTTCCAACCTTAGCATTAAATATTGTTGTTGCTAGTTTATGTATTTATCCATTAAAAACATTTTTAACGAAATTAAAGTTGGCAGAGTCAGAGGATTAA
- the mreC gene encoding rod shape-determining protein MreC yields the protein MPQFFLNKRLILLLVSVIVLVALIGFSLKDNRELSWPEQFLQDTVSVFQSIFHKPATYVSNFFENVNDLKNTYEENELLKSRLDEYMQLEADLQEYKIENEKLKAELGKVADLRDYDPIFSAVIGRNPDKWYDYVSIDKGEQDGVEPNMAVVTAQGLVGKVKSASQFTSTVQLLSATDLKNRISAEVQPLPVADGDEKENDTTKNNEKITGLIEGYDEERGALLLRRIKSNVKLIEGQKVITAGIGGVFPGGILIGEITEVEPDSYGLEQMAYVKPAANFYDIDRVWVAKRNAASEDPVEALAEEEEEES from the coding sequence ATGCCACAGTTTTTTCTAAATAAACGCCTTATCTTGTTACTAGTAAGTGTGATCGTTTTAGTGGCATTGATTGGTTTTTCTTTAAAAGATAATCGAGAGCTATCTTGGCCGGAACAATTTTTGCAAGACACCGTAAGTGTTTTTCAATCAATTTTTCATAAGCCTGCAACATATGTATCAAACTTTTTTGAGAATGTGAACGATTTAAAAAATACGTATGAAGAAAATGAGCTACTAAAAAGTAGACTTGATGAATATATGCAGCTTGAAGCTGATCTACAAGAGTACAAAATTGAAAATGAAAAACTAAAGGCTGAGCTTGGAAAGGTTGCCGATTTAAGGGATTATGATCCAATATTTTCAGCTGTAATAGGTCGAAATCCAGATAAATGGTATGACTATGTTTCCATTGATAAAGGAGAACAAGACGGTGTTGAGCCGAACATGGCTGTTGTCACAGCACAAGGACTGGTTGGAAAAGTAAAATCAGCCTCTCAATTCACATCGACTGTACAACTTTTAAGTGCAACAGATTTGAAAAATCGAATATCAGCTGAAGTACAACCACTGCCAGTAGCTGATGGTGATGAAAAAGAAAACGACACAACTAAAAATAATGAGAAAATTACAGGGTTAATTGAAGGTTATGACGAAGAAAGAGGAGCCCTTCTGCTTCGTCGTATTAAATCAAATGTTAAGCTTATAGAAGGTCAAAAAGTCATAACAGCAGGCATAGGAGGTGTTTTCCCTGGAGGAATTCTTATTGGGGAGATTACCGAAGTAGAGCCTGATTCATATGGGTTGGAACAAATGGCCTATGTAAAGCCTGCAGCTAATTTTTACGATATTGACCGGGTATGGGTAGCGAAACGAAACGCAGCATCAGAAGATCCGGTGGAAGCATTGGCTGAAGAGGAGGAGGAGGAATCTTGA